Proteins encoded by one window of Porphyromonas vaginalis:
- the dnaA gene encoding chromosomal replication initiator protein DnaA produces the protein MTDREAALRAWSECTVLLQAMIQPEVYNAWFPHIKPVSLIGVEMTLGVPSQFFCEYIETHFINELKQVLQRIVGPNVVLKYKALVDSAASHRKNSSVTLPTQSYASNAYGAASTYTINANGAAAALKTEPRQLPDFDSQLKPQLSFDTYYQGESNRTASSIARSIAEKPGQGALNPCFIYGPSGVGKTHLCHAIGLRIRELYPEFKVLYVSSHMFEMQYVAATRANTTNDFINFYQQIDVLLIDDIQGLIAKKKTQLTFFQVFNHLYMLGKQIVLTSDTAPVNLAGLEERLISRIAGSLTIEVERPDYDLRREYLRHKSEESGSILPREMIDYIARTVTSSIRGLQGVFFSLITRAAVEGCDITSSFVKKIVSQTVKQEKKEITVSMIEKIVCEYFHVPIELVRSRSRKADVAQARQMIMYFAKRYTDQSLSAIGELLGGRSHATVLHSCKVVEDQAEVSTAFRSDLNAIESLIK, from the coding sequence ATGACTGACAGAGAAGCAGCCCTGCGGGCGTGGTCTGAGTGTACAGTCCTCCTCCAAGCGATGATCCAACCAGAGGTCTACAACGCTTGGTTTCCACACATCAAGCCAGTCTCACTCATCGGAGTGGAGATGACGCTCGGTGTGCCTAGTCAGTTCTTCTGTGAGTACATCGAGACACACTTCATCAATGAACTCAAGCAGGTACTACAGCGCATCGTCGGTCCCAACGTAGTCCTCAAGTACAAAGCACTTGTCGACAGCGCAGCCTCGCATCGCAAGAACTCGTCCGTCACGCTACCCACACAGAGCTATGCGAGCAATGCTTATGGTGCTGCCAGCACCTATACGATCAATGCCAATGGAGCTGCAGCCGCGCTTAAGACAGAGCCACGCCAGCTGCCAGACTTTGACTCGCAGCTCAAACCTCAGCTGAGCTTTGACACCTACTATCAGGGAGAGTCCAATCGTACCGCCAGCTCCATCGCACGCTCTATCGCTGAGAAGCCTGGACAAGGTGCCCTCAACCCTTGCTTTATCTATGGTCCTTCGGGAGTCGGTAAGACGCACCTATGCCATGCCATCGGACTACGGATCAGAGAGCTTTACCCTGAGTTCAAGGTGCTCTACGTCTCCTCTCACATGTTTGAGATGCAGTACGTCGCTGCTACAAGAGCCAATACGACCAACGACTTTATCAACTTCTACCAGCAGATAGACGTTCTCCTCATCGATGACATACAGGGGCTGATCGCCAAAAAGAAGACGCAGCTCACCTTCTTCCAAGTCTTCAACCACCTCTACATGCTAGGCAAGCAGATCGTCCTGACGAGTGATACGGCACCGGTCAACCTCGCTGGGCTTGAGGAGCGCCTCATCTCGCGCATCGCAGGTAGCCTGACGATAGAGGTAGAGCGTCCAGACTACGACCTCCGCAGGGAGTACCTCCGCCACAAGAGCGAGGAGAGCGGGAGCATACTGCCCCGAGAGATGATCGACTACATAGCCCGCACGGTCACCAGTAGCATCCGCGGCTTGCAGGGAGTCTTTTTTTCGCTCATCACTCGTGCAGCTGTCGAGGGCTGCGACATCACCTCCTCTTTTGTCAAGAAGATCGTCAGCCAGACGGTCAAGCAGGAGAAGAAAGAGATCACGGTCTCTATGATTGAGAAAATAGTGTGCGAATACTTTCACGTGCCGATAGAGCTGGTGCGCAGTCGCTCGAGAAAGGCTGACGTAGCTCAGGCACGGCAGATGATTATGTACTTTGCGAAGCGCTACACAGATCAGTCGCTCAGTGCTATCGGCGAACTGCTCGGCGGTCGCTCGCACGCTACTGTGCTGCACAGTTGCAAGGTGGTAGAGGATCAAGCAGAGGTCTCCACGGCTTTTCGATCAGACCTCAACGCTATCGAGTCGCTGATCAAGTAA
- a CDS encoding acyltransferase, translating into MPHPSRATETGYIDPTTIIDEGAHIGAGTTIWHFCHIMHDAVIGEQCHLGQNVVVQPHVHLGDRCRVLNNVTLFTGVYCEEEVFLGPSCVFTNVINPRAAVSRKEEFRPTHIGRGASIGANATILCGVKIGAYAMIGAGTVVIRDVAPYALVVGNPARQIGWVSQEGHKLDFSEGPSCYVAEEQRTYHLSPDGNTITCDNQ; encoded by the coding sequence ATGCCCCACCCCTCCCGAGCTACCGAGACTGGCTACATAGACCCCACGACGATCATTGACGAGGGGGCGCACATTGGTGCTGGCACAACTATCTGGCACTTCTGCCACATCATGCACGATGCCGTCATCGGGGAGCAGTGCCATCTAGGACAAAACGTAGTCGTCCAGCCACATGTCCATCTAGGCGACCGCTGCCGTGTCCTGAACAATGTCACGCTCTTCACAGGAGTTTACTGCGAAGAGGAGGTTTTCTTAGGACCTTCGTGCGTTTTCACCAACGTGATCAACCCGCGTGCAGCAGTCTCACGGAAGGAGGAGTTTCGTCCCACACATATAGGCCGAGGCGCCTCTATCGGAGCCAATGCGACGATCCTCTGTGGCGTCAAGATTGGCGCTTATGCGATGATTGGCGCCGGTACGGTCGTGATCCGCGATGTGGCTCCCTACGCTCTGGTCGTAGGCAACCCAGCTCGACAGATCGGCTGGGTAAGCCAAGAGGGACACAAGCTAGACTTTTCCGAAGGTCCTTCCTGCTACGTGGCGGAGGAGCAGCGCACCTACCACCTAAGCCCCGACGGCAACACGATAACTTGTGACAACCAATAA
- a CDS encoding thioesterase family protein gives MESKPTTLTKQYTIEPKHSAAEMGSGDMPVLATPALIAFMENAAMLLARNYTEEGSTTVGTMITTDHQHATPIGETITVTAQLSSIEGRKLTFAIEATDQAGVVAQATHERFIVSRQRFLERLGIKE, from the coding sequence ATGGAAAGCAAACCAACCACTCTAACCAAGCAATACACCATCGAGCCTAAGCATAGTGCCGCAGAGATGGGCTCAGGCGATATGCCTGTCCTCGCCACACCTGCACTGATCGCTTTTATGGAGAATGCAGCTATGCTCCTCGCCCGCAACTATACCGAGGAGGGCTCGACGACCGTCGGCACGATGATCACCACCGACCACCAGCATGCGACACCCATCGGAGAGACGATCACAGTCACAGCACAGCTCTCCTCGATAGAGGGGCGCAAGCTCACCTTTGCCATTGAGGCCACTGACCAAGCTGGCGTCGTGGCTCAAGCTACGCATGAGCGTTTCATCGTATCGCGTCAACGATTCCTGGAGCGTTTGGGCATCAAGGAGTGA
- a CDS encoding valine--tRNA ligase: MQDDSITSQITSVYDPAGVETKWYQYWLDHKLFEAHVDHSKKPYTIIMPPPNVTGVLHMGHMLNNTIQDILIRRARISGYNACWVPGTDHASIATEAKVVEQLAKQGIQKNQLTREDFLKHAWEWTDKYGGIILSQLRRLGVSCDWSRTAFTLDEERSESVINVFCKLYEEGLIYRGVRVVNWDPKAQTALSDEEVIFKEHQGKLYYLRYFIEGTEDYIIVATTRPETIMGDTAVCINPTDPRYHHLRGKRVIVPLVGRSVPIIEDEYVDLEFGTGCLKVTPAHDINDYQLGITHQLETIDIFNNDGTLNEHGGKYASKDRFVVRKEIVADLKEAGLLDHEEDYTNRVGYSERTDVAIEPKLSMQWFLKMSELAKPALQAVLEDTVQLVPKKFVNTYRYWLENIKDWCISRQLWWGHRIPAYYLSNGQFVVAATAEEALAKAKQETGDNSLTLEQLNQESDCLDTWFSSWLWPISLFGKIDGSEPTEDLKYFYPTSVLVTGPDILFFWVARMIMAGYHFMGDRPFDKVYLTGIVRDDKGRKMSKSLGNSPDPIDLMDKYGADGVRLGLMMATSAGNDLLYDESLVEQGRNFCNKIWNSYRFLKTQSVSDEVEPDAASLIAMEWFESLLASTMSELDDLFDKYRISDAVTLLYKLVRDDFSGLYLEAIKPAYGTSMSRDVYERTIHYFEQIFILLHPFMPFITEELWQDVAPRQEGDSIMYAHLDDTLQADKQLLADMEHAVELITKIRSIRSAHQIATKQSLALTTSGKHPERMSELVIKLANLSALTKSETHQSEEHTAEHFIIGTVPYSVELAGAIDVEKTVERLRGELEHQEKFLAGVRKKLSNEKFVANAKPEVVALERKKESDALLRIDEVQQQLKQLGATL; the protein is encoded by the coding sequence ATGCAAGACGATTCTATCACTTCTCAGATAACTAGTGTCTACGATCCTGCGGGTGTCGAGACTAAGTGGTACCAGTATTGGCTAGACCACAAGCTCTTTGAGGCACATGTGGATCACAGCAAGAAGCCCTACACGATCATCATGCCCCCGCCCAATGTGACAGGCGTACTGCACATGGGGCACATGCTCAATAACACGATCCAGGACATACTCATCCGTCGTGCTCGCATATCGGGTTACAACGCTTGCTGGGTGCCAGGCACCGATCACGCCTCAATTGCTACGGAGGCTAAGGTGGTAGAGCAGCTTGCCAAGCAAGGGATTCAGAAGAATCAGCTCACACGAGAGGACTTCCTCAAGCATGCTTGGGAGTGGACCGACAAGTATGGCGGCATCATCCTCAGCCAGCTACGCAGACTAGGCGTATCGTGCGACTGGAGTCGTACAGCCTTTACCCTAGATGAGGAGCGCTCGGAGTCGGTCATCAATGTCTTCTGCAAGCTCTACGAGGAGGGACTCATCTACCGTGGGGTACGCGTGGTCAACTGGGATCCCAAGGCACAGACGGCACTCTCGGACGAGGAGGTTATCTTCAAGGAGCATCAGGGCAAGCTCTACTATCTCCGCTACTTCATCGAGGGTACTGAGGATTACATCATCGTAGCGACGACGCGTCCCGAGACAATCATGGGCGATACGGCCGTCTGCATCAATCCGACAGATCCTCGCTACCATCATCTGCGTGGTAAGCGGGTCATCGTCCCGCTCGTGGGTCGCTCTGTCCCGATCATCGAGGATGAATACGTAGACCTAGAGTTCGGTACTGGCTGCCTGAAGGTCACCCCTGCCCACGATATCAATGACTACCAGCTCGGCATCACGCACCAGCTGGAGACGATAGACATCTTCAACAACGACGGCACACTCAACGAGCACGGCGGTAAATATGCGAGCAAAGATCGCTTCGTAGTCCGCAAGGAGATCGTCGCAGACCTCAAAGAGGCTGGTTTGCTTGATCACGAGGAGGACTACACCAACCGCGTCGGCTACAGCGAGCGCACCGATGTAGCTATCGAGCCAAAGCTGTCGATGCAGTGGTTCCTAAAGATGTCTGAACTGGCCAAGCCCGCTCTACAGGCAGTCCTTGAGGATACCGTACAGCTTGTACCCAAGAAGTTTGTCAACACCTACCGCTATTGGCTGGAGAACATCAAGGACTGGTGCATCAGCCGTCAGCTCTGGTGGGGACATCGCATACCAGCCTACTACCTATCCAACGGACAGTTTGTCGTAGCCGCTACCGCTGAGGAGGCTTTGGCAAAAGCAAAGCAAGAGACAGGCGACAACAGCCTAACCCTCGAACAGCTCAACCAAGAGTCAGACTGTCTCGACACATGGTTCTCCTCCTGGCTATGGCCTATCAGCCTCTTTGGCAAGATTGACGGCTCCGAGCCTACAGAAGACCTCAAATACTTCTACCCCACCTCCGTCCTAGTCACGGGACCTGACATTCTCTTCTTCTGGGTAGCCCGTATGATCATGGCGGGGTACCACTTTATGGGGGATCGACCCTTTGACAAGGTCTACCTAACCGGTATCGTCCGTGACGACAAGGGGCGCAAGATGTCTAAGTCACTCGGCAACTCGCCCGACCCCATCGACCTCATGGATAAGTACGGTGCCGATGGCGTGCGCCTAGGGCTTATGATGGCGACCTCTGCCGGCAATGACCTCCTCTACGATGAGAGCCTTGTGGAGCAGGGACGCAACTTCTGCAATAAGATCTGGAATAGCTACCGCTTCCTCAAGACGCAGAGTGTCTCCGACGAAGTCGAGCCAGACGCAGCTAGCCTGATAGCTATGGAGTGGTTTGAGTCACTACTCGCCTCGACAATGAGCGAGCTGGACGACCTCTTCGACAAGTACCGCATCAGCGATGCCGTCACGCTCCTCTACAAGCTTGTCAGAGACGACTTCTCCGGCCTTTATCTAGAGGCTATCAAGCCCGCCTACGGCACCAGCATGAGTCGTGACGTCTACGAGCGAACGATCCACTACTTCGAGCAGATCTTCATCTTGCTACACCCCTTCATGCCGTTCATCACGGAGGAGCTTTGGCAAGATGTAGCACCTCGCCAGGAGGGTGACTCCATCATGTACGCACATCTAGACGATACGCTACAGGCTGACAAGCAGCTCCTCGCCGACATGGAGCATGCCGTGGAGCTGATTACCAAGATACGTAGTATACGCAGTGCGCATCAGATAGCAACGAAGCAGTCGCTCGCGCTCACCACCAGTGGCAAGCACCCCGAGCGTATGAGCGAGCTAGTCATCAAGTTGGCCAACCTCTCTGCCCTCACGAAGTCGGAGACGCATCAGTCGGAAGAGCATACGGCCGAGCACTTCATCATCGGCACAGTCCCCTACTCCGTCGAGCTGGCGGGTGCCATCGATGTGGAGAAGACCGTAGAGCGTCTGCGTGGCGAGCTAGAGCATCAGGAGAAGTTCCTCGCAGGAGTTCGCAAGAAGCTCTCCAACGAGAAGTTTGTCGCCAACGCCAAGCCCGAAGTTGTCGCCCTCGAGCGCAAGAAAGAGAGCGATGCTCTGCTACGCATTGATGAGGTCCAGCAGCAGCTCAAGCAGCTCGGTGCCACCCTCTAA
- a CDS encoding SWIM zinc finger family protein, with protein MEIPLRHFEEYIDEPILKRGLSYFKKGFVHEPAEIRPGDYEAVVEGSEEYTVKLSIRNGVITEHSCDCPYDMGAVCKHVAAVIFYLEQEKLGLTQSTKKGSSKKAKASSSKPSKRKTIAQQVDNLLDKVTHDELTLFVREHAAKNAQFRDLLLASFAQYNPDESKALYAKQVKALIKIARGKYGLIDSSGSKYISKEISPMLSLAERYLSQGNHKSAFFICTAIMDELISALLCADDREGILGNTIYAAYNTLSAIASEEPSEDIRKLIIKYCFTSFDKRTFAGWDWHIGLLQLAACILDTEGEVEEIFKRINSIPESDEYEIKEVQKIKYCILLEKKGTEVAQKYLEQNLDNPSFRAQAIQDALDQKDYEKATALANEGIDQSSGYPGLIIDWYDWLLKIAESQNDTERIILYARDLLLESLNPKRDYYQILKEIVPPEEWTGFVETIVQEAMERKPYYGVNFVAAIFVREEWWSRLFELVKTECSLDQLAKYEKLLAQHFPSELADLYAERIIEYVEDRVGRDYYRTACRYIRRMIKLGARDKADEVISQLRQTHYRKKALMEELDNV; from the coding sequence GTGGAAATCCCTCTCAGGCACTTCGAAGAGTATATCGACGAACCCATCTTAAAGCGAGGACTCTCGTACTTTAAGAAAGGGTTCGTTCACGAGCCTGCAGAGATTCGCCCAGGCGATTACGAAGCAGTCGTAGAGGGATCTGAAGAGTACACCGTAAAGCTCTCCATCAGAAATGGTGTTATCACAGAGCATTCGTGCGACTGCCCTTACGACATGGGGGCCGTCTGCAAGCATGTCGCTGCGGTAATCTTTTATCTAGAGCAAGAGAAGCTAGGACTTACTCAGAGCACAAAAAAGGGAAGCTCTAAAAAGGCGAAGGCCTCATCTTCTAAGCCCTCCAAGCGCAAGACTATCGCTCAGCAAGTTGACAATCTGCTCGACAAAGTGACTCATGACGAGCTGACCCTATTCGTCCGCGAGCATGCCGCCAAGAATGCTCAATTTAGAGACTTACTGCTTGCCTCCTTTGCTCAGTACAACCCCGACGAGTCAAAGGCGCTATACGCCAAGCAGGTCAAGGCACTGATCAAGATCGCCCGCGGTAAATACGGACTTATAGATTCGTCTGGATCTAAGTATATCAGCAAAGAGATAAGCCCTATGCTAAGCTTGGCTGAGCGTTATCTAAGCCAGGGCAACCACAAGAGTGCCTTCTTCATTTGCACCGCCATAATGGATGAATTGATCTCAGCCTTGCTATGTGCGGACGACAGAGAGGGCATCCTAGGAAATACTATTTACGCAGCCTACAACACACTCTCCGCTATTGCATCTGAAGAGCCATCTGAAGATATAAGGAAACTAATCATCAAGTATTGCTTTACCTCTTTTGACAAGCGTACCTTCGCGGGATGGGATTGGCATATTGGGCTCTTACAGCTTGCGGCTTGCATCCTAGATACAGAGGGCGAAGTGGAGGAGATCTTTAAGCGAATAAATAGCATACCTGAGTCCGATGAATATGAGATAAAGGAGGTTCAAAAGATCAAGTACTGCATCCTATTAGAGAAGAAGGGAACTGAAGTCGCTCAGAAGTACCTCGAGCAAAACCTAGACAACCCAAGCTTCAGAGCGCAAGCTATCCAAGACGCTTTGGATCAAAAAGATTACGAGAAGGCTACCGCCTTAGCCAATGAAGGCATAGATCAGAGCTCTGGGTACCCTGGACTAATTATCGACTGGTATGACTGGCTCTTGAAGATTGCCGAAAGCCAAAACGACACCGAGCGAATTATACTTTATGCTCGAGACCTCTTACTGGAAAGCCTCAACCCCAAGCGAGACTACTATCAGATACTCAAAGAGATAGTACCGCCCGAAGAGTGGACCGGGTTCGTTGAGACAATCGTCCAAGAGGCTATGGAGCGAAAGCCATACTATGGTGTAAACTTCGTAGCCGCCATTTTCGTGCGAGAGGAGTGGTGGAGCAGGCTCTTTGAATTAGTAAAGACAGAGTGCTCCTTAGACCAGCTAGCGAAGTACGAAAAGCTCCTCGCACAGCATTTCCCCAGCGAGCTAGCAGATCTCTACGCAGAGCGCATCATAGAGTACGTTGAGGATCGAGTAGGGCGAGACTACTATCGCACAGCTTGCAGATATATCCGTAGGATGATCAAGCTCGGAGCTAGAGATAAGGCCGATGAAGTGATTAGTCAGCTGAGACAGACTCACTATAGGAAGAAAGCTCTCATGGAGGAGCTAGACAACGTGTAA
- a CDS encoding DNA alkylation repair protein: MQQSPLEEASALLAQLEQRREPDYAAFMALRTKVSSRPESVLGIRMKWLRYAVKQLSRLLTLDEAVNLLHERAVAWYEYKIIFGGVIARLASASEGLPLLYPLCDGWAVPDYYKELLASWASRGEAERQIVLRSVAAHAHDANPYARRLTIVAWLDLIRHDLGTPRAALDHIAPLQHDDAYYVQMAIAWLLAEITLTGDASLVGAIRTEITDATLLRMYEQKLRDSYRTAR; the protein is encoded by the coding sequence ATGCAACAGTCTCCTCTTGAAGAAGCCTCCGCACTGCTCGCACAGCTAGAGCAGCGTCGTGAGCCTGACTATGCCGCCTTTATGGCACTACGCACCAAAGTCTCCTCACGACCCGAGAGCGTCCTCGGCATTCGCATGAAGTGGCTACGATATGCCGTAAAGCAGCTCAGTCGCTTGCTTACACTAGATGAAGCCGTCAACCTGCTCCACGAGAGAGCAGTCGCATGGTATGAGTACAAAATCATCTTCGGAGGTGTCATCGCTCGTCTAGCCTCCGCTAGTGAAGGGCTGCCCCTCCTCTATCCACTTTGTGACGGCTGGGCGGTGCCTGACTACTACAAAGAACTCCTCGCAAGCTGGGCCAGTAGGGGAGAGGCGGAGCGACAGATAGTCCTCCGCTCGGTGGCTGCGCATGCTCACGACGCCAATCCCTACGCACGTCGGCTCACCATCGTCGCGTGGCTCGACCTCATACGTCACGACCTAGGCACCCCTAGAGCAGCACTAGACCATATCGCCCCATTGCAACACGATGATGCGTACTACGTCCAGATGGCGATAGCGTGGCTACTTGCCGAGATAACGCTCACAGGCGACGCCTCCCTCGTCGGTGCCATTCGCACAGAGATCACAGACGCCACGCTACTCCGTATGTACGAGCAAAAGCTCCGCGACTCCTACCGTACCGCCCGCTAG
- a CDS encoding sirohydrochlorin cobaltochelatase yields MKKLLTILSLCALGLTLLTCVGCTEDNNLALSNHDKKLQAVTQEVKAKKTTDKALLLVSFGSTWDKPQQTFKKVQEAFKKKFPDRDLYFAFTSEICMTRCAQKGWNYYAPKFYLEALGVAGYKDIAVQSLHIVPGEEFLRIQNCIKDFRNDGDHPEFAKTTVYLAGPLLESDDDCKAVAAELHKIYGTAVAENKLVSFMGHGNPENMNYGRGNARYLKIEEELQKLSPNYFVATVDMEGNLVDDLIARAKKAGKTEGTMLLHPLMSIAGDHANNDLKGGVDPQNPEEGSWRYEMNKAGYKCTLDGCTMNGLADYPAIVNVWVSHMEKALAGDPLYTPEEDEK; encoded by the coding sequence ATGAAGAAGCTATTGACAATCTTATCACTCTGCGCTCTAGGACTGACACTCCTAACATGCGTAGGCTGCACGGAGGACAACAACCTAGCTCTCTCAAATCACGACAAGAAGCTGCAGGCTGTAACCCAGGAGGTGAAGGCAAAGAAGACCACAGACAAGGCTCTACTCCTCGTCTCTTTCGGTAGTACCTGGGATAAGCCTCAGCAGACCTTTAAGAAGGTACAGGAGGCCTTCAAGAAGAAGTTCCCCGACAGAGACCTCTACTTCGCCTTTACCTCTGAGATCTGCATGACACGTTGCGCTCAGAAGGGGTGGAACTACTACGCACCCAAATTCTATCTAGAGGCTCTTGGAGTTGCTGGATACAAGGACATAGCAGTTCAGTCTCTACACATCGTACCTGGTGAGGAGTTCCTACGTATCCAGAACTGCATCAAGGACTTCCGCAACGATGGTGATCACCCCGAGTTCGCTAAGACAACCGTCTACCTTGCTGGTCCACTACTAGAGAGCGATGATGACTGCAAGGCCGTTGCTGCTGAGCTTCACAAGATCTATGGCACGGCTGTTGCTGAAAACAAGCTCGTCAGCTTCATGGGACACGGTAATCCTGAGAACATGAACTACGGACGCGGTAATGCTCGCTACCTCAAGATTGAGGAGGAGCTCCAGAAGCTCAGCCCCAACTACTTCGTTGCTACTGTCGATATGGAGGGCAACCTTGTAGATGACCTGATCGCTCGCGCTAAGAAGGCTGGCAAGACCGAAGGCACGATGCTCCTACACCCGCTCATGTCTATCGCTGGTGATCACGCTAACAACGACCTCAAGGGTGGTGTCGATCCGCAGAATCCTGAGGAGGGAAGCTGGCGCTATGAGATGAACAAGGCTGGCTATAAGTGCACCCTTGATGGCTGCACGATGAACGGACTAGCTGACTATCCCGCTATCGTCAACGTCTGGGTAAGCCACATGGAGAAGGCTCTCGCTGGCGACCCTCTCTACACTCCAGAAGAGGACGAGAAGTAG
- a CDS encoding TonB-dependent receptor plug domain-containing protein, protein MNRYPAIVVQLLALLLPATLMAQTSASTPTDSLAWAAVDSLSVLNLDEVVVTGTGTNYLLKNAPVQTEIINAKTLESYGSATLTEILSGLIPSIDFSHSDMGTAMQLGGLGSQYILILVDGKRLMSDLGGQTNLDMIDPTRIERIEVVKGAASALYGSDAIAGVINIITKKSRDNLSIDNSTRVASYGVVNQSNAFQYKVGDWTTLTDFNLKHSDGWQNTTCEDPNRYEYPITNSVNNTSNPFLDWQIGQHLYWRQGEPLSAYVEGNYYRKDIHRPMGVPDYKTYDFRYHNTSAGAGMRWQTPQGAVLTAQMQYYMHAYYYVYTGETWAKEFLPGGKELSFPYFPGDVGLQSNQQRITTQLKGVFALPFDQRLSAGVDLHHNWLIAPHRLDENRVDDFRAGLYLQDEWTPTRSFNLTAGARLTYHPAFGAKFTPKVSLLYKLGPVNLRATYSEGFKTPTIKELHYRYIRQMAMIVLHLGNPHLKAETSRYISGSVEYHSPIVNVSVTGYANFLNNMITLVTIPRSEAPSDLLVSYNPNRIRQYKNMDTAKTFGADVTAKWRIYKQWTLMTSYSYLDTDALLYDDEKGEMRQVTIDGMAHHRATVGLSWSEAFHQQRYKLAVGLYGRMQSTRYYQDDGNGKPYHLWRLNTQQTIIPNENWSIDLNVGVDNLLNYYETTPHGLHYGTSTPGRTLYMTLSVHFGRAKQITPTKRTSRHAQEDEED, encoded by the coding sequence ATGAATAGATATCCTGCAATCGTTGTACAGCTCTTAGCTCTGCTACTCCCAGCTACGCTGATGGCGCAGACCAGCGCATCGACGCCGACAGATTCGCTCGCATGGGCAGCGGTAGACTCGCTCTCAGTCCTTAATCTAGACGAGGTGGTCGTGACGGGTACCGGTACGAACTACCTCCTCAAGAATGCGCCCGTACAGACCGAGATCATCAATGCCAAGACGCTAGAGAGCTACGGATCTGCGACGCTCACGGAGATACTCTCGGGTCTGATCCCATCGATAGACTTCAGCCATAGCGATATGGGTACCGCTATGCAGTTGGGCGGTCTAGGGAGCCAGTACATCCTCATTCTCGTGGATGGTAAGCGACTTATGAGTGATCTGGGTGGGCAGACGAATCTCGACATGATCGACCCGACCCGTATCGAGCGCATCGAAGTGGTTAAGGGAGCAGCCTCAGCACTCTATGGTAGTGACGCTATCGCAGGTGTTATCAACATCATTACCAAGAAGAGTCGTGACAATCTATCCATAGACAATAGTACGCGCGTAGCCTCTTATGGTGTGGTCAATCAGTCCAACGCTTTTCAGTACAAGGTGGGCGACTGGACGACGCTGACCGACTTTAATCTAAAGCACTCGGACGGCTGGCAAAACACTACCTGCGAGGATCCAAATCGATACGAGTATCCTATCACGAACTCGGTCAATAACACCTCCAACCCCTTCCTAGACTGGCAGATAGGGCAGCATCTCTACTGGCGACAGGGCGAGCCGCTCTCGGCTTATGTCGAGGGTAACTACTATCGCAAGGATATCCACCGCCCAATGGGTGTGCCTGACTACAAGACCTACGACTTCCGCTATCACAACACCTCGGCAGGTGCTGGTATGCGCTGGCAGACCCCACAGGGAGCAGTCTTGACGGCTCAGATGCAGTACTACATGCACGCTTACTACTACGTCTACACAGGTGAGACCTGGGCGAAGGAGTTCCTGCCTGGAGGCAAGGAGCTAAGCTTCCCATACTTCCCTGGAGATGTGGGACTGCAGAGCAATCAGCAGCGCATCACGACACAGCTCAAGGGAGTCTTCGCACTGCCCTTTGATCAGCGGCTCAGTGCGGGTGTAGACCTGCATCACAACTGGCTCATAGCACCGCATCGACTAGATGAGAATCGTGTCGATGACTTCCGTGCGGGGCTATACCTACAGGATGAGTGGACACCTACGCGGAGCTTTAACCTGACAGCGGGTGCTAGACTAACCTATCACCCAGCTTTTGGGGCAAAGTTTACTCCCAAGGTCTCTCTCCTCTACAAGCTAGGCCCTGTCAATCTGCGGGCTACCTACTCCGAGGGCTTTAAGACCCCAACGATCAAGGAGCTCCACTACCGATACATTCGCCAGATGGCGATGATCGTGCTTCATCTAGGCAATCCGCATCTGAAGGCAGAGACGAGCCGTTACATCTCGGGTAGCGTCGAGTACCATAGTCCTATTGTCAATGTGAGTGTCACGGGGTACGCCAACTTCCTCAACAACATGATCACGCTGGTGACGATACCACGCTCGGAGGCACCTAGTGACCTCCTCGTGTCGTACAATCCTAACCGCATTCGCCAATACAAGAATATGGATACGGCGAAGACGTTTGGTGCTGATGTCACTGCCAAGTGGCGCATCTACAAGCAGTGGACGCTGATGACCAGCTATAGCTACCTCGACACGGATGCACTCCTCTACGATGACGAGAAGGGCGAGATGCGTCAGGTCACGATCGACGGTATGGCGCATCACCGTGCTACCGTAGGACTATCGTGGAGCGAAGCCTTCCACCAGCAGCGCTACAAGCTCGCCGTGGGCCTCTACGGACGTATGCAGAGTACCCGCTACTATCAGGATGATGGCAATGGCAAACCCTACCATCTATGGCGTCTCAATACGCAGCAGACGATCATACCTAATGAAAACTGGTCTATCGACCTGAATGTCGGTGTCGATAACCTGCTCAACTACTACGAGACCACACCACACGGTCTGCACTACGGCACATCGACACCGGGACGTACGCTCTACATGACGCTGAGCGTACACTTCGGGCGAGCCAAGCAGATCACGCCGACTAAGCGCACCTCTCGGCACGCTCAGGAGGATGAGGAGGATTAG